From a single Loigolactobacillus coryniformis subsp. coryniformis KCTC 3167 = DSM 20001 genomic region:
- the abc-f gene encoding ribosomal protection-like ABC-F family protein codes for MSKIEIKNLTFGYDGQAKPLFEQANFLLDSQWKLGLVGRNGRGKTTLLRLLQGQLPYQGTIQQHQQFSYFPQPISDKSQLTFYVLAEISDAEQWQIEREMSQLGLAANLLWRPFNTLSGGEQTKVLLAVLFIEDGAFPLIDEPTNHLDLQGRQQVAVYLQQKRQGFIVVSHDRHFLNEVTDHTLAIEKNQISSYQGNFATYEAQKQLSDNFEQAQNSKLKKDIGRLKQTAAEKAKWSQAREGDKYGDPRKKGSGAVYDTGFIGARAARTMKRSKHLAQRMENEISEKERLLKNTEQVDPLSMAFSPSHHQRLLTVDQLQLGYEQPLFQPLSFDLQQGQRLALVGPNGAGKSTIVRQLLGHFRGSVSGQVQQPAQLQISYVRQDYEDNQGTLMDFAEAQGLDYTVFLNNLHKLGMPRDVFNTRIELMSMGQRKKVELAKSLSLPAELYIWDEPLNYLDVFNQEQLERLISAVQPTMLLIEHDQTFIERVATKVVALEKADQ; via the coding sequence ATGTCTAAAATTGAAATTAAAAATTTAACCTTTGGCTATGATGGGCAAGCAAAACCGTTGTTTGAACAAGCCAATTTTTTACTGGATAGTCAATGGAAATTAGGGCTAGTCGGGCGTAATGGGCGTGGCAAAACCACGTTATTACGCTTATTACAAGGACAACTGCCTTATCAAGGAACGATTCAGCAGCACCAGCAATTTAGCTATTTCCCGCAGCCGATCAGTGATAAAAGTCAGTTGACGTTTTATGTGTTGGCAGAAATCAGTGACGCTGAACAGTGGCAGATCGAGCGAGAAATGAGCCAGCTTGGGTTAGCAGCGAATCTATTATGGCGGCCGTTTAATACGCTATCTGGTGGCGAGCAAACTAAAGTTTTGCTGGCAGTATTATTTATCGAGGATGGGGCTTTTCCGTTGATCGATGAGCCGACCAATCATTTGGATCTGCAAGGGCGTCAGCAGGTCGCCGTTTATTTGCAACAAAAGCGACAGGGCTTTATTGTGGTCAGTCATGATCGGCATTTTCTCAATGAAGTGACTGATCATACTTTGGCAATCGAGAAAAATCAGATCAGTAGCTATCAGGGTAACTTTGCTACTTATGAAGCACAAAAGCAGTTAAGTGATAACTTTGAACAGGCGCAAAATAGTAAGCTGAAAAAAGATATCGGTCGGCTAAAACAAACGGCGGCGGAAAAAGCGAAGTGGTCGCAAGCCCGTGAAGGTGATAAATATGGCGATCCGCGTAAAAAAGGCAGTGGTGCGGTTTACGATACTGGCTTTATTGGGGCGCGGGCAGCGCGGACAATGAAACGGTCAAAGCATTTAGCCCAGCGAATGGAAAATGAGATCAGTGAAAAAGAACGCTTGTTAAAAAATACTGAGCAGGTCGATCCGTTGTCCATGGCGTTTAGCCCGAGCCATCACCAACGATTATTGACGGTGGATCAACTACAATTAGGTTATGAACAGCCATTATTTCAACCACTATCGTTTGACTTGCAGCAAGGTCAGCGTTTAGCATTGGTAGGGCCTAATGGGGCAGGTAAATCAACGATCGTCCGTCAATTACTTGGCCATTTTAGGGGAAGCGTAAGTGGACAAGTACAGCAGCCGGCACAGCTACAGATCAGTTATGTGCGCCAAGATTACGAAGATAATCAGGGCACATTGATGGATTTTGCTGAAGCGCAGGGGCTAGATTACACCGTGTTTTTGAATAATTTGCATAAGCTGGGGATGCCGCGGGATGTTTTTAATACGCGGATCGAATTGATGAGCATGGGTCAGCGCAAAAAAGTTGAGTTAGCTAAATCGCTGTCGTTACCGGCGGAGTTGTATATTTGGGATGAACCGTTGAACTATTTAGATGTGTTCAACCAAGAACAATTGGAACGATTAATTTCGGCGGTCCAACCGACGATGCTGCTGATCGAGCATGATCAAACATTTATTGAGCGAGTAGCGACCAAAGTAGTGGCACTAGAAAAGGCAGACCAATAA